AACTCGATTTTTCAAATGCGCTTCAATATCAATACTCGGAAGAGCTTTGACAGCTTCGGCTTTGATTTCCAAAAACTCAGGGGTTGCAAAAACATAATGCCCAGCAATGATAGATCTGTCTCTATCAGTAGCATCTGTACCTGGAAGCATCCACTTATTCCATTTATTGGAGTTGTAAGCATGCTGCAAAAATCTCTCGGCTAATTTCTTTTGTTTATTAGCTTCAAGCAATTCCAAGAAAGCTCTAGTCTCTTCAACACCAAACTCTGGTGCTACGTTAGCAGCATGAATTCCAACCTTGGGGTGCCAGCGCAACGCTTCAGTAGAAAGATAGTCAGTATTGTGCTCTTTCATATAGATTCCATATTTCTCGCAAAGCTCTATCATCTTAGGAATTTGAATCTCAGCAGGAATCTCGTCAGCAATTCTAAAGGGTGTATCAAAAGTACCTACGTTTTTGGTTTCCATTACTTTAGTGCCTGTTTGCATTACTACGAACAATGGTTTTTGGATAGTGTTTTTGTCACAGAATTTCATCACGCTACTTAGGACATGCTCCAGTTCCTCACTGGTGTTCATGCCACCACTTTGCTCTTCGGTACCAATTTCAAAAGCTATATCGTTACTTGTTCTATTTGCAATATCAGAGCAAAAATCAAGTAACTCATAGACTCTTTCTAAAATCTCATCGGTAGTAGATCTACCAAAAATATCCTCACTCGGGTCAATATGAATAATTTGAAAACCGGAACGAATATCAGCTTCGTATGATTTCTTGGCTGATTCCATCGCCTGGCGAAGGCTCAATTTCTTTTCTTTTTCTATAGTATTTTGCCAAGGACCACCATGGTCTCTAGCGAGAAGTACATAACCTCTTTTGTCATTTTCGATAACATACTTTGAAAACTCTTCAGTGGTCCAATTATTTACATAACCTC
The Cyanobacteriota bacterium genome window above contains:
- a CDS encoding class II D-tagatose-bisphosphate aldolase, non-catalytic subunit — protein: MSVNCVDASIEIANDNRIPLMLIASRRQIDSADFGGGYVNNWTTEEFSKYVIENDKRGYVLLARDHGGPWQNTIEKEKKLSLRQAMESAKKSYEADIRSGFQIIHIDPSEDIFGRSTTDEILERVYELLDFCSDIANRTSNDIAFEIGTEEQSGGMNTSEELEHVLSSVMKFCDKNTIQKPLFVVMQTGTKVMETKNVGTFDTPFRIADEIPAEIQIPKMIELCEKYGIYMKEHNTDYLSTEALRWHPKVGIHAANVAPEFGVEETRAFLELLEANKQKKLAERFLQHAYNSNKWNKWMLPGTDATDRDRSIIAGHYVFATPEFLEIKAEAVKALPSIDIEAHLKNRVKESILRYVKGFRLIV